In a single window of the Carassius gibelio isolate Cgi1373 ecotype wild population from Czech Republic chromosome A12, carGib1.2-hapl.c, whole genome shotgun sequence genome:
- the LOC128025096 gene encoding pseudokinase FAM20A isoform X1, protein MRRDRLLVTVTLVTLLAADIHFVLLPRLKTWYHLPRESCACRVTNDSLENGGATTTVPWTTSQNFTVVSTERGSKLERLFRHPLYNIRLPELGPDERLLQEEELMNYCKKKVSRWERMKKFYMEAATASNITILDHPVTFDPEASWLRFHLGINRYALYSRDDSGVDRLLQDMQTATVISADFTQDEKALKGACDCSQVVKPSGLHLKLALKLQDFGKAMFKPMRQERHEETPENFFYFVDFQRHNAEIAAFHLDRVLDFRRVPPVVGRFINVTGEILYITHNEELRSVFFNSPANNTCFFAKCLYVCKSEYAVCGHPDLLEGSMSAYLPGLSIAPRISIPNPWIRAYSFTGREEWEVNPLYCDTVKKLYPYNSGNRLLNIIDMAIFDFLTGNMDRHHYEIFTKFGDDGFLLHLDNARGFGRHSDDEMSILAPLTQCCMIKRSTLFRLKLLAKSDYRLSDVMRESLSRDPLSPVLTEDHLQALDRRLGHVLRTVGKCAKKLGEPQVVITDFVESSRVTTSHPRGNNR, encoded by the exons ATGAGGAGGGACCGGCTGCTGGTGACCGTCACTTTGGTCACTCTCTTGGCGGCTGACATCCATTTCGTCCTGCTTCCCAGACTCAAAACCTGGTATCATCTGCCCAGAGAAAGCTGTGCATGCAGGGTCACCAACGACAGCCTGGAGAACGGAGGAGCTACTACGACCGTCCCGTGGACGACCAGCCAGAATTTCACGGTGGTTTCCACCGAGCGAGGCTCTAAGCTGGAGCGGCTGTTCAGACATCCTCTCTACAACATCCGTCTTCCAGAACTGGGGCCCGACGAGCGGCTACTGCAAGAAGAGGAGCTCATGAATTACTGCAAGAAGAAAGTGAGCCGCTGGGAGAG AATGAAAAAGTTCTACATGGAGGCGGCAACAGCTTCAAACATCACTATTCTCGATCATCCCGTGACCTTTGACCCGGAGGCCAGCTGGCTGCGGTTCCATCTAGGGATCAATCGATATGCGCTGTACTCGAGAGACGACAGCGGCGTCGACAGACTCCTGCAAGACATGCAGACAGCCACCGTCATCAGCGCAG ATTTCACCCAGGATGAGAAAGCGCTAAAGGGTGCATGTGACTGCTCACAag TGGTTAAACCAAGCGGTCTTCACCTGAAGTTGGCCCTAAAGCTCCAAGATTTTGGCAAAGCTATGTTTAAACCAATGAG ACAGGAGAGACATGAAGAGACGCCGGAGAACTTCTTCTATTTTGTCGACTTTCAGAGACACAATGCTGAGATAGCAGCTTTCCACCTCGACAG AGTGCTGGACTTCCGGAGAGTTCCACCGGTGGTGGGACGATTCATTAACGTGACGGGTGAAATTTTGTACATAACACACAATGAGGAGCTGCGCAGTGTCTTCTTCAACTCTCCAG CCAACAACACGTGTTTCTTTGCCAAGTGTTTATACGTGTGCAAGTCGGAGTACGCCGTGTGTGGTCATCCTGATCTGCTGGAGGGCTCTATGTCTGCTTATCTACCGGGGTTGAGCATCGCCCCGCGTATCTCCATCCCAAACCCCTGGATCCGCGCCTACAGTTTCACCGGGAGAGAGGA GTGGGAGGTCAATCCATTATACTGTGATACTGTCAAAAAACTTTATCCCTACAACTCTGGGAACAGACTGCTCAACATTATTGACATGGCGATATTTGACTTTCTTACAG GAAACATGGACAGACACCACTATGAAATTTTCACCAAGTTTGGAGATGATGGCTTCCTGCTTCACTTAGACAATGCCAGAGG ATTCGGCCGGCATTCAGACGATGAGATGTCCATTCTTGCTCCATTGACCCAATGTTGCAT GATCAAGCGTTCCACGCTGTTCAGACTGAAGCTTTTGGCGAAGTCCGATTACCGCCTGAGCGACGTCATGAGGGAATCCCTCTCCAGAGACCCTCTCTCTCCAGTCCTGACTGAGGACCACCTGCAGGCCTTGGACCGCCGGCTCGGACATGTGCTCAGGACAGTAGGAAAGTGTGCGAAGAAGCTGGGAGAACCACAAGTGGTGATCACAGATTTTGTAGAGTCATCCAGAGTAACTACAAGCCACCCAAGAGGAAACAACAGGTGA
- the LOC128025096 gene encoding pseudokinase FAM20A isoform X2 — protein MRRDRLLVTVTLVTLLAADIHFVLLPRLKTWYHLPRESCACRVTNDSLENGGATTTVPWTTSQNFTVVSTERGSKLERLFRHPLYNIRLPELGPDERLLQEEELMNYCKKKVSRWERMKKFYMEAATASNITILDHPVTFDPEASWLRFHLGINRYALYSRDDSGVDRLLQDMQTATVISADFTQDEKALKGACDCSQVVKPSGLHLKLALKLQDFGKAMFKPMRQERHEETPENFFYFVDFQRHNAEIAAFHLDRVLDFRRVPPVVGRFINVTGEILYITHNEELRSVFFNSPANNTCFFAKCLYVCKSEYAVCGHPDLLEGSMSAYLPGLSIAPRISIPNPWIRAYSFTGREEWEVNPLYCDTVKKLYPYNSGNRLLNIIDMAIFDFLTGNMDRHHYEIFTKFGDDGFLLHLDNARGFGRHSDDEMSILAPLTQCCMHGLSQDQAFHAVQTEAFGEVRLPPERRHEGIPLQRPSLSSPD, from the exons ATGAGGAGGGACCGGCTGCTGGTGACCGTCACTTTGGTCACTCTCTTGGCGGCTGACATCCATTTCGTCCTGCTTCCCAGACTCAAAACCTGGTATCATCTGCCCAGAGAAAGCTGTGCATGCAGGGTCACCAACGACAGCCTGGAGAACGGAGGAGCTACTACGACCGTCCCGTGGACGACCAGCCAGAATTTCACGGTGGTTTCCACCGAGCGAGGCTCTAAGCTGGAGCGGCTGTTCAGACATCCTCTCTACAACATCCGTCTTCCAGAACTGGGGCCCGACGAGCGGCTACTGCAAGAAGAGGAGCTCATGAATTACTGCAAGAAGAAAGTGAGCCGCTGGGAGAG AATGAAAAAGTTCTACATGGAGGCGGCAACAGCTTCAAACATCACTATTCTCGATCATCCCGTGACCTTTGACCCGGAGGCCAGCTGGCTGCGGTTCCATCTAGGGATCAATCGATATGCGCTGTACTCGAGAGACGACAGCGGCGTCGACAGACTCCTGCAAGACATGCAGACAGCCACCGTCATCAGCGCAG ATTTCACCCAGGATGAGAAAGCGCTAAAGGGTGCATGTGACTGCTCACAag TGGTTAAACCAAGCGGTCTTCACCTGAAGTTGGCCCTAAAGCTCCAAGATTTTGGCAAAGCTATGTTTAAACCAATGAG ACAGGAGAGACATGAAGAGACGCCGGAGAACTTCTTCTATTTTGTCGACTTTCAGAGACACAATGCTGAGATAGCAGCTTTCCACCTCGACAG AGTGCTGGACTTCCGGAGAGTTCCACCGGTGGTGGGACGATTCATTAACGTGACGGGTGAAATTTTGTACATAACACACAATGAGGAGCTGCGCAGTGTCTTCTTCAACTCTCCAG CCAACAACACGTGTTTCTTTGCCAAGTGTTTATACGTGTGCAAGTCGGAGTACGCCGTGTGTGGTCATCCTGATCTGCTGGAGGGCTCTATGTCTGCTTATCTACCGGGGTTGAGCATCGCCCCGCGTATCTCCATCCCAAACCCCTGGATCCGCGCCTACAGTTTCACCGGGAGAGAGGA GTGGGAGGTCAATCCATTATACTGTGATACTGTCAAAAAACTTTATCCCTACAACTCTGGGAACAGACTGCTCAACATTATTGACATGGCGATATTTGACTTTCTTACAG GAAACATGGACAGACACCACTATGAAATTTTCACCAAGTTTGGAGATGATGGCTTCCTGCTTCACTTAGACAATGCCAGAGG ATTCGGCCGGCATTCAGACGATGAGATGTCCATTCTTGCTCCATTGACCCAATGTTGCAT GCATGGCCTCTCACAGGATCAAGCGTTCCACGCTGTTCAGACTGAAGCTTTTGGCGAAGTCCGATTACCGCCTGAGCGACGTCATGAGGGAATCCCTCTCCAGAGACCCTCTCTCTCCAGTCCTGACTGA
- the prkar1ab gene encoding protein kinase, cAMP-dependent, regulatory, type I, alpha (tissue specific extinguisher 1) b: MASGNVCSEEEKSLRECELYVQKHNVQQLLKDCIVQLCTSRPDRPMAFLREHFERLEKEEAKQLLNQQKASSRSDSREDEVSPPMNPVVKGRRRRGAISAEVYTEEDAASYVRKVIPKDYKTMAALAKAIEKNVLFSHLDDNERSDIFDAMFPVTYIAGETVIQQGDEGDNFYVIDQGEMDVYVNSEWATSIGEGGSFGELALIYGTPRAATVRAKTNAKLWGIDRDSYRRILMGSTLRKRKMYEEFLSKVSILESLDKWERLTVADALEPVQFEDGQKIVVQGEPGDEFFIILEGCAAVLQRRSENEEFVEVGRLGPSDYFGEIALLMNRPRAATVVARGPLKCVKLDRPRFERVLGPCSDILKRNIQQYNSFVSLSV, from the exons ATGGCGTCAGGCAACGTGTGCAGCGAGGAGGAGAAGAGTCTGAGGGAATGTGAGCTATATGTGCAGAAACACAACGTCCAGCAGCTGCTGAAGGACTGCATCGTGCAGCTGTGCACCTCGCGGCCCGACAGACCCATGGCCTTCCTCAGAGAACACTTCGAAAGGCTGGAAAAG GAGGAAGCTAAGCAGCTGTTAAACCAGCAGAAGGCCAGCTCTCGCTCAGACTCTCGTGAAGATGAGGTGTCTCCTCCCATGAACCCGGTGGTAAAGGGCCGCAGACGGAGAGGAGCCATCAGCGCCGAGGTCTACACCGAGGAGGACGCCGCCTCCTACGTCAGGAAG GTCATTCCTAAAGACTACAAAACCATGGCTGCTCTCGCCAAAGCCATCGAAAAGAATGTGCTCTTCTCTCATCTGGACGACAATGAAAGAAG TGACATATTTGATGCCATGTTTCCAGTCACCTACATCGCAGGAGAGACTGTCATCCAGCAAG GTGACGAGGGGGATAACTTCTATGTCATCGATCAGGGTGAAATGGAT GTGTATGTGAACAGTGAGTGGGCCACCAGCATCGGCGAGGGCGGCAGCTTCGGAGAGCTGGCTCTAATCTACGGCACCCCGAGAGCCGCCACCGTCAGAGCCAAGACCAACGCCAAGCTCTGGGGCATCGACAGAGACAGCTACAGGAGAATACTGATG GGAAGCAcactgaggaagaggaagatgtaCGAGGAGTTCTTGAGCAAAGTCTCTATTTTAG AGTCTCTGGATAAGTGGGAGCGTCTGACTGTGGCTGATGCTCTGGAGCCGGTGCAGTTCGAGGACGGACAGAAGATCGTGGTTCAGGGAGAACCAGGGGACGAGTTCTTCATCATCCTGGAG GGATGTGCAGCCGTTCTGCAGCGCCGGTCAGAGAATGAGGAGTTTGTAGAGGTCGGCCGGTTAGGACCGTCAGACTACTTCG GTGAGATCGCTCTGCTGATGAACCGACCCCGTGCAGCTACCGTGGTCGCCCGCGGCCCGCTCAAATGCGTCAAGCTGGACAGGCCGCGTTTTGAGCGTGTGCTGGGACCATGTTCAGACATCCTCAAACGCAACATCCAACAGTACAACAGCTTCGTGTCGCTCTCCGTCTGA